From Kineosporia succinea, the proteins below share one genomic window:
- a CDS encoding rhodanese-like domain-containing protein: MNEPDSPQEVLMFPPQVPSVDPTQVPAEASILDVREIDEWEAGHIAGALHIPLAELPARTGDLPEGDLYVICRSGGRSARAVGWLEQNGFDAVNVSGGMGAWQATGRDMVSETGEAPTVR; this comes from the coding sequence ATGAACGAACCCGACAGCCCCCAGGAGGTACTGATGTTCCCGCCGCAGGTTCCCTCGGTGGATCCCACGCAGGTGCCCGCCGAGGCCTCGATCCTCGACGTGCGCGAGATCGACGAGTGGGAGGCCGGGCACATCGCCGGCGCGCTCCACATCCCCCTCGCCGAGCTTCCCGCCCGCACCGGCGACCTCCCGGAGGGCGACCTCTACGTGATCTGCCGGTCCGGGGGCCGCTCCGCGCGGGCCGTCGGCTGGCTCGAGCAGAACGGTTTCGACGCCGTCAACGTCAGCGGCGGCATGGGCGCCTGGCAGGCGACCGGCCGCGACATGGTGAGCGAGACCGGTGAAGCACCCACGGTTCGCTGA
- a CDS encoding SSI family serine proteinase inhibitor encodes MDLHRFAHRAQPERFRRPAPTRRALPAAALLTVALAGLSGCGSDSPEDTVTPQDAPSPSTDLTVTVVDGEKTTWTLTCDPVGGTHPDAAAACAALEKNGEQSLPPVAADQMCTQIFGGEQTATITGTWKGEKVDASFSRTDGCQISRWEALAPLLPRTSGA; translated from the coding sequence GTGGACCTTCACCGATTCGCCCACCGGGCCCAGCCTGAACGCTTCCGGCGCCCGGCCCCGACGCGACGCGCCCTGCCGGCCGCCGCCCTGCTGACGGTCGCGCTCGCCGGTCTGAGCGGGTGCGGCTCCGACTCCCCGGAGGACACCGTGACCCCCCAGGACGCACCGAGCCCGAGCACCGACCTCACCGTCACCGTCGTCGACGGCGAGAAAACCACCTGGACCCTCACCTGCGACCCGGTGGGCGGCACCCACCCCGACGCCGCAGCCGCCTGCGCCGCCCTGGAGAAGAACGGCGAGCAGTCGCTGCCCCCGGTCGCGGCCGACCAGATGTGCACCCAGATCTTCGGCGGCGAGCAGACCGCCACGATCACCGGCACCTGGAAGGGCGAGAAGGTCGACGCCTCGTTCAGCCGCACCGATGGCTGCCAGATCTCCCGCTGGGAAGCACTGGCCCCACTGCTCCCGAGAACTTCCGGCGCTTAG